Proteins encoded together in one Miscanthus floridulus cultivar M001 chromosome 16, ASM1932011v1, whole genome shotgun sequence window:
- the LOC136512374 gene encoding protein N-terminal glutamine amidohydrolase-like isoform X1 — MDSGRAAAVGGDPSPIAAPSNPPGLSSRPVDVFSFTHTPCYCEENVYMLCKELIRTGVADPAGTDLYVVFISNEEKNVPLWHQKAGHSDDGFICWDYHVICIQSRRSKGEVLDFVWDLDSDLPFPSPFIQYVSDAIQPVSFGNSRYARLFRVIHAPVFLRSFASDRSHMKDPEGNWIQLPPKYEPIVAEDGTTDNLNEYIMMCVEDVADLESMANDVYYNKYGVVVNEAILPKFFAQLPGPHT; from the exons ATGGACAGCGGCCGAGCCGCAGCCGTCGGCGGCGACCCATCTCCCATCGCTGCTCCTTCCAATCCCCCGGGGCTGAGCAGCAGGCCCGTCGATGTCTTCTCGTTCACCCACACCCCGTGCTACTG TgaagaaaatgtttacatgtTATGTAAGGAGCTTATTAGAACCGGAGTGGCTGATCCTGCGGGCACTGATCTTTATGTTGTTTTCATATCAAACGAGGAAAAAAAT GTTCCTCTCTGGCATCAGAAAGCAGGCCATTCTGACGACGGATTTATTTGCTGGGATTATCATGTGATCTGCATCCAG TCTAGGCGAAGCAAAGGAGAAGTTCTTGATTTTGTTTGGGATCTGGACTCCGATCTTCCTTTCCCTTCCCCATTCATCCAATATGTTTCTGATGCGATTCAACCAGTATCATTCGGCAATTCCAGATATGCAAG ACTCTTCCGTGTGATTCATGCTCCTGTGTTTCTTCGATCGTTTGCCTCAGATAGAAGCCATATGAAGGATCCTGAGGGGAACTGGATTCAGTTACCCCCAAAATATGAACCAATTGTAGCTGAAG ATGGAACCACCGATAACCTCAATGAGTACATCATGATGTGTGTGGAGGATGTGGCGGACTTAGAAAGTATGGCTAATGATGTTTACTacaacaagtatggtgtggtggTAAATGAAGCGATCTTGCCTAAATTCTTCGCTCAGCTGCCTGGTCCACATACTTAG
- the LOC136512374 gene encoding protein N-terminal glutamine amidohydrolase-like isoform X2 has product MLCKELIRTGVADPAGTDLYVVFISNEEKNVPLWHQKAGHSDDGFICWDYHVICIQSRRSKGEVLDFVWDLDSDLPFPSPFIQYVSDAIQPVSFGNSRYARLFRVIHAPVFLRSFASDRSHMKDPEGNWIQLPPKYEPIVAEDGTTDNLNEYIMMCVEDVADLESMANDVYYNKYGVVVNEAILPKFFAQLPGPHT; this is encoded by the exons atgtTATGTAAGGAGCTTATTAGAACCGGAGTGGCTGATCCTGCGGGCACTGATCTTTATGTTGTTTTCATATCAAACGAGGAAAAAAAT GTTCCTCTCTGGCATCAGAAAGCAGGCCATTCTGACGACGGATTTATTTGCTGGGATTATCATGTGATCTGCATCCAG TCTAGGCGAAGCAAAGGAGAAGTTCTTGATTTTGTTTGGGATCTGGACTCCGATCTTCCTTTCCCTTCCCCATTCATCCAATATGTTTCTGATGCGATTCAACCAGTATCATTCGGCAATTCCAGATATGCAAG ACTCTTCCGTGTGATTCATGCTCCTGTGTTTCTTCGATCGTTTGCCTCAGATAGAAGCCATATGAAGGATCCTGAGGGGAACTGGATTCAGTTACCCCCAAAATATGAACCAATTGTAGCTGAAG ATGGAACCACCGATAACCTCAATGAGTACATCATGATGTGTGTGGAGGATGTGGCGGACTTAGAAAGTATGGCTAATGATGTTTACTacaacaagtatggtgtggtggTAAATGAAGCGATCTTGCCTAAATTCTTCGCTCAGCTGCCTGGTCCACATACTTAG
- the LOC136512003 gene encoding putative NAD kinase 3 has product MSANELTAADKVCDERINFNVATSNQTENGDITTVSLVESERAAYTFIPQTPIRSTDAHLGEFSEALRTVAKTLRRVAEGKAAAQAEAAEWKRKYELEMASNEHKRHNVIKGCSNFGNDKLEQPTSQLALEIAPIDQTSCCGNHGICSHQILQDECPGPKRKQDEKIIGRKAPFRLVWGCDGDKNGQHKRDFVSFEKGDIKTAERSNKQILLKWESPPQTVLFVTKPNSNSVLALCAEMVRWLKEHNNMNVFVEPRVRKELLAEDSYFSFIQTCNNDQEAKTLHTKIDLIVTLGGDGTVLWAASLFKGPVPPVVAFSLGSLGFMTPFPSEQYRECLGNVLKQPFSITLRSRLQCHVIRDAAKEQEETEESILVLNEVTIDRGMSSYLTYLECYCDSSYVTRVQGDGLIISTTSGSTAYSLAAGGSMVHPQVPGILFTPICPHSLSFRPLILPEYVTLRVQVPFNSRGQAWASFDGKGRIQLGPGDALICSISPWPVPTACLADSTTDFLRSIHEGLHWNLRKSQSFDGPSA; this is encoded by the exons ATGTCCGCCAACGAGCTCACCGCCGCGGATAAG GTTTGTGATGAGAGAATAAACTTTAATGTGGCTACCTCAAATCAAACTGAAAATGGAGACATAACCACAGTTAGTTTGGTGGAGTCAGAGAGGGCGGCCTATACATTTATTCCTCAAACTCCTATCAGATCAACTGATGCACACCTTGGGGAGTTCTCTGAAGCTTTGAGAA CTGTTGCAAAAACGCTGCGACGAGTTGCAGAAGGGAAAGCTGCTGCTCAAGCAGAGGCAGCTGAATGGAAGCGCAAGTATGAATTAGAGATGGCATCCAACGAACACAAACGTCATAATGTAATCAAAG GCTGCAGTAACTTTGGGAACGACAAGTTAGAGCAACCGACTAGTCAATTGGCATTGGAGATTGCCCCCATTGATCAAACAAGTTGTTGTGGAAACCATGGGATCTGTTCACATCAAATACTCCAGGATGAATGTCCTGGACCTAAACGAAAACAAGATGAAAAGATTATTGGAAGAAAG GCACCTTTTAGACTTGTATGGGGATGCGATGGGGATAAGAATGGTCAGCACAAGCGTGATTTTGTGTCCTTCGAAAAAGGTGACATAAAAACAGCGGAGCGCAGCAATAAGCAG ATTTTGCTAAAATGGGAATCCCCTCCGCAAACAGTTCTTTTTGTTACTAAACCTAATTCCAACTCTGTGCTTGCTCTCTGCGCTGAAATGGTTAG ATGGCTTAAAGAGCACAATAATATGAATGTATTCGTAGAGCCACGGGTTAGAAAGGAACTACTGGCTGAAGATTCTTACTTCAGCTTTATCCAGACATGTAATAATG ATCAGGAAGCAAAGACATTACATACGAAAATTGATCTGATTGTAACTCTTGGCGGTGACGGAACTGTTTTGTGG GCTGCATCATTATTCAAAGGGCCAGTTCCCCCTGTTGTTGCGTTCTCTCTTGGATCATTGGGATTCATGACTCCATTCC CAAGCGAGCAATACCGTGAATGTTTGGGCAATGTGCTAAAACAACCATTTAGCATCACATTGAGGAGCCGTCTGCAGTGTCATGTGATCCGTGATGCAGCTAAGGAGCAAGAAGAGACTGAGGAATCAATTCTAGTACTAAATGAAGTGACAATTGACCGTGGAATGTCATCTTACCTTACCTACCTAGAATGCTACTGTGACAGTTCTTATGTTACACGCGTACAAGGAGATGGGCTAATAATATCAACAACATCTGGAAGCACTGCATATTCATTGGCAGCTGGAGGATCAATGGTTCATCCACAG GTACCGGGGATCCTTTTCACACCAATCTGTCCGCACTCGTTGTCATTCAGGCCGTTGATTCTACCAGAATATGTAACTCTGCGCGTGCAAGTGCCATTCAATAGCAGGGGGCAGGCTTGGGCGTCCTTTGATGGCAAGGGCAGGATTCAGCTAGGACCAGGTGATGCGCTCATCTGCAGTATTTCCCCTTGGCCTGTACCCACAGCGTGCCTTGCGGACTCGACAACCGACTTCCTGCGAAGCATCCATGAGGGTCTCCACTGGAACCTGAGGAAAAGCCAATCGTTCGATGGCCCATCTGCATGA